The genomic DNA ATGACAAATTCTGAATTATGAAAAAAAGTTAAAGAGTGGTTAATGGCTTCAGATCTTGTTGATCCTAATGTTTATGATGATTATGTTAAAAAAGCTTTATTGCAAACACTCGGTCAAAACGATTTAGCAATTGTTGTTGCTAGTGAAATTGCAAAAAAACATCTTGAATACATCATAAAAGAAGTAAATGAGCATGTCAGTTTTTTGTTAGAAAAAGACGTTGATGTTTCTTTTTTAACTAAAGAGGAATTTGAAAAAGAAAAGTCTTTTTTAAATGCTGTTAAAAAGCAAAAAAGTAATAAAAGTAAAGAATTTTCTTTTGAAAACTTTATTTCTGGGTCAAGTAATATAACTGCATTAAATGCTACAAAAGCAATTATTGAAAACGTTGGTACAAAATGAAACCCGCTTTTTATATTTGGAGATTCTGGTTTGGGAAAAACTCATTTATTAAAAGCAATCAATAATGAATTGTGCAGAAAAAATGATGACTTTAGCGTTAAATATTATACTTCTGGTGATTTTAGAAAAGAAATAATTGATTCTTTACAAGGTGGTTTTCAAGAAATAGAATCTACAAAAGATAGGTTATCGAGTTTAGATGTTTTATTAATTGATGATATTCAATTTTTAGCAAATAGTGATAAAACAAACGAGATATTTTTTGAGCTTTTTAATTCTTTTATCGAAAACAACAAACAAATCGTTATAACTTCAGATAAATATGCAGAAGCCTTAAATGGTTTTGATAGAAGACTTGTTTCAAGATTTAGTCAGGGTTTAAACGTTAAAATTGAAAAACCTGATGCTACAACAGCGTATAATATTGTCGATTATAAATCTAAGGTTTCAAATATTAACTTATCTGATGAAGCAAAAAAGTACATTTCTTCTTATTATGGGTCCGATGTAAGAAAAATTGAGGGAGCTATCAATAAAATTGAGTTTGCTTTAATTCAAAATAAAATCGATATGTCAATTTTAATTACAGATGAAAAAGTTACAGATTTTCTTTCTGATTATTCTTTCGCTCCTGGCGGAGAAGTTACAATACAAAAAATTAAAAATGTTGTTGCTCAAAACTATGGTATTTCTCCTTCTTCAATTGATACTAAAAACAGGTTACAAAAAATTGTTGCAGCAAGACACTTAGCCATGTTTCTAACAGTTGATGTATTGAAGAAAAACTACTCTGAGACAGGTGTGTCTTTTGGAGGAAAGGATCACACAACAGTTATGAACGCTTTTAAGAAAATTGAAGCAAATCTTAAAAAGGATAAAGTTTTTAGAAACCTTGTTTCTAAAATAAAAAAAGAAATTACTTCATAGTGTTAATAACTTTTTGTATTGTTATTAAGTTATTCATAAAACTTATTATTTTAAAGGTTTTATGATTTGTCCACTTATTAACAATATAATAATAATAAAAAATAAATAGAATCTAATAGTGGAGGTATAAATGTTTTTTAAGATAAATAGAAATTATTTCATTGAAGAATTATCAAAGTGTAATAAAATTGTTGATTATAAATCTTCAGTTCCATCATATACAGCGATTTTTATTGAAGTTGAGGTTGATAAAATTTCTTTGGTCTCAACAAATACCTCTGTGTCTATTAAAACGTCTACTTTTGTTAATAAAGAAGGTTTAGAAATAAAAGAAGTTGGATCATTTTTAATAAGAGGAAAAAATTTTATTGAGATTTTAAAAAGAATGGATGACGAGATAATCTCAATTAATAAAGTCGAAAAAAATATAATTACTTTGTCTGGAGAAAATTCAGAGTTTCTTTTAAATGTTTTAGATGAAAACGATTTCTCACAAATAACTTTTAATGAAACGGGAGAATTTTTTGAAATAGATACAGCTGAGTTTAAGAAAGGTTTGAATCAAACGATTATTTCTGTAAATGAATGAAATCAAAAAATAGTTTTACAAGGTTTGAATTTTTTAACAGAAGAAAGTATTTTTTATATAACAGGAACTGATGGTTATAGAGTGTCTAGAAAAAAAATTGTTTTAGATAGATCTGTTGATGAAAAATTATCAGCTAACGTTCCTTTTAAAAGTGTTTTTGAAATTATAAAAGTTTTAAATGATAAAAACAAAACCAAAATTATGATTCATGATAGTTTAATAACTATAATTTCAAATAACACAATTATTCAATCAACTTTGTTAGAAGGACAATTCCCAGATGTTAAAGGAGTATTTCCGACTGATTTTAATAGTACAATTTATGTTGAAAATAAAGCGTTTTTTAAATTAATTTCTAGAGCTGATATTCCGAGTGAAGAAAATACCTCTACTGTTGTAAATTTCATACTTGACGGGGAAACTATAATAATAAAATCAAATATTCAACAAATAGCTAGTTTTGAAGAAGAATTTAAAAACTTTGAACTAAGAGGATTAGACAATCAAAATATTTATTTTAACTCAAAATTTATTTTAGAATCTTTAAAAAGTTTTGAAACAAAAGTTGTAGAAATTAGTTTTATTGACTCAAAAACACCGATTATGATCGCTTCTAGTGAAGATTTATCATTAAGTCAGATAATTTTACCTATGTTTTCTAACTAAGCAAGGAAAGCGCCCCAAAAATGATATAATAGCAATAGTGGGAGAATATCATTATGTCAAACAAATATGGCGCTAACCAAATTCAAGTTCTTGAAGGGCTTGAAGCTGTTCGTAAGAGACCGGGAATGTATATTGGAAATACCAACAAAAACGGTCTTCATCATTTAATATGAGAAATTTTAGATAATGCTGTTGATGAATCGTTAGCAGGTTTTTGTGATGAAATCACAATAATAATGACATTAAGCGATGAAATTATTATTAAAGACAACGGGAGAGGAATTCCTATTGATATCCATCCAAAAACAAACAAAACAACTTTAGAAACAATCTTTACAGTTTTGCATGCTGGAGGAAAATTTGATGAATCTGCATATAAAATTTCTGGTGGATTACATGGAGTTGGAGCAAGTGTGGTTAATGCATTATCTTTATATGTTGAAGCAATTGTTATGAGAGATAACAAAACATATCGTCAATTATTTTCTGATGGAGGAACAAAAGCAACTTCATTAGAAGAACTTGGATCAACTGAAGAAAATGGAACAATTATAAAGTTTAAACCAGATCCAGAAATTTTTAAAGAATCTGTTGAATTTGAGTTCAAAATTATTCAAACAAAAATTAAGCAACTCGCTTTTTTAAATAAAGGATTAAAAATAAATCTTATAGATCAAAAAAATTCAAAACATCTTTCATATCGTTTTGAAGATGGGATTAAAGATTATATTAAAGAAATTAATAGTGGTAAAGAAAAAGTTAGTCAAGAAATTTTTTATGTTAACAACAACATTAATAGAATTGATGTTGAAATAGCGATTCAATATAATGATAACTATGATGAAAATATTTTCTCGTTCTGTAACAATATTTTTACAAGCGAAGGCGGAACTCATGAAGATGGATTCAAAACTTCGTTATTAAGAGCAATTAACTCATATGTTGGTTCTCAAAAAAACTTTAAAGGAAATAAGTTTGTATTTGATGATATTAAAGAAGGGTTATGTGCTGTTATATCAATTAAACATGTTGATCCACTTTATGAAGGGCAAACAAAAGCTAAACTTTCAAATACTGATGCTAAAGAAGCAGTATCTCAAGTTTTATATGAAAATTTTACAGAGTTCTTATTAAAAAATCCAAGTGACGCAAAAAGTATCGTTGATAAAATTTTAATTTCTCAAAAAGCAAGGAAAGCAGCTCAAAAAGCTAGAGAAGAAACTAGAAGAAAGTCTGCAATAGATAATTTTTCTTTACCAGGAAAGTTAGCAGACTGTGAATCAAAAGATGCTGAAGAATCTGAATTATATTTAGTCGAAGGAGACTCAGCTGGTGGGAGCGCAAAAATTGGAAGAAATAGAAAGTATCAAGCTATTCTTTCTTTACGTGGAAAAGTTTTGAATGTAGAAAAAGTAAAACAAGCAAAAGCGTTTGAAAATAATGAGATTCAATCAATAATTGCAGCTATTGGTACAGGAGTTAAAAAAGATTTAAATCTTAAAAAATTAAGATACAAAAAAATTGTAATTATGACTGATGCTGATGTTGATGGTGCTCACATTAGAATATTACTTTTAACTTTTTTTTATCGTTATATGAAAGAGTTAATTACAAATGGAAATATTTATATAGCACAACCTCCTTTGTATAAAATTGAATCAGGAAAAAATATTGACTATGCTTATTCTGATGCTCAGTTAGAAAAATTAAAAAACGAAAAATATAGAGATTTAAAATACATAATTCAAAGATATAAAGGTCTTGGAGAAATGGATGCTATCCAGTTGTGAGAAACAACAATGGATCCAGCAAGAAGAACTATGATTCAAATTAAAGTAGATGATGCATTCATGGCTAATGAAGTTTTTTCTAGTTTAATGGGAGAAAACGTTGAAATGAGAAGAAATTTTATTACTGAAAATGCACAGTTTGTAGAAAATATAGATATATAGTAAGGAGGAGTTTAGATGGTTGATGGCAAAGAAACAATCTTGGAGATCGACATCAAAGATGAAGTTGAAAAAGATTTTTTAGAATATTCAATGAGCGTTATTGTTAGTCGTGCACTTCCTGATTTAAGAGACGGTTTAAAACCTGTTCAAAGAAGAATTTTATATTCAATGAATGACTTAAAAATTACATCAGATACTCCACATAAAAAATCGGCACGTATCGTTGGGGATGTAATTGGTAAGTATCACCCACATGGTGATAGTTCAGTTTATGAAGCAATGGTTAGAATGTCGCAAGACTTTTCATATCGTTATCCATTAGTAGAAGGTCACGGAAACTTTGGATCAATTGATGGCGATGGAGCTGCTGCTATGCGTTATACTGAGGCAAGACTTTCAAAAATATCTTCAATGTTATTGAAAGATATTGATATGGAAACAGTTCCTTATATTGATAATTATGACGCTTCAGAAAAAGAACCTGAGTATTTAACAGGATACTTTCCAAATCTTTTAGTAAATGGAGCAACTGGTATTGCGGTTGGTATGGCTACAAACATTCCTCCTCATAACTTAAAAGAAGTTATTAGTGCAATAATTGCATACATTGAAAATAACGAAATTACAATTGATGAAATTTTAGAATTTATTAAAGGTCCAGATTTTCCAACAGGCGCGCTTATGACTAATGGTACAAATATGATTGAAGGTTATAAAACTGGTAAAGGAAATTTAATTGTTAGAGCAAAAATTGATATTGAAGACACAGAAAAAAAACAAAGAATAGTAATAAGTGAAATTCCATATCAAACAAACAAAGTTAGAATTGTGGAAAAAATTGCTGAGTTGTATAAAAATAAACAAATAGTAGGAATAACAGACATTAGAGATGAATCTAACTATGAAGGAATAAGAGTTGTTTTAGATCTTTCAAGTTCTGCAAACGCTCAATTGATTATCAAAAGACTTTATAAATATACAAGTTTGCAAACAAGTTTTGCAATTAACATGTTAGCTTTGAACAACGGAATACCTGAAGTTTTAAATATAAAAGATGTAATTAAACTTTATGTTAAACATCAAATTAATGTAATTTTAAAAAGATCTGTTTTTGAAAAAAATAAGATAAAAAATAGATTACACTTATTGTATGCATTAAGAGTTGCACTGGATGCAGACAATATCGATAAGATCATAAAAATAATTAGAGAATCAAACACAAACGAAGTTGCTTACAAATCTTTAAATGAAGCATTTGGTTTCGATGAAAGACAAGCTAAAGCAATTTTAGATATGAGATTGCAAAGGTTAGTTGGACTTGAACGTGCAAAAATTGAAACAGATATTTCAAACATGGAAGCAAGATTGGCTGAGTTAGAAAAAATAATTGAATCTAAAGAAGAACAAAATAGAATTTTAAAAGAACAACTAATTGAAATTTCAGAAAAGTTTGGTGATGAAAGAAGAACAAAAATTATTAACGAGTCGCAAACCAAAATTGAAGAAGAAGAACTTATTCAAGATCAAAAAATGTTTATCACAATTACAGAGAATGGATATATTAGAAGATTGAATTCTGAAGATTTTAAATCACAAAAACGTGGTGGAAAAGGAATAATTATAAACTCTTATCCTGAAGATAATATTGTGATATCTCAAATTGGAAAAACAAAAGATGATGTTTTATTCTTTTCTAATGAAGGAAAAGTTTATAAGATCAAAGGTTACAATATAACTCAATTTACAAGAACTTCAAGAGGACTTCCAATTATAAATTTCATTGGAATAAACTCGTCAGAAAAAATCACAACAATTCTTTCTTTTAAAAATAAAGAAAAGAAATTTAAGTATTTAATATTCGTTACAAAAAAAGGAACTATTAAAAAAGTTCCTATTGAAGAATTTGATAGAATTAACAATTATGGAAAAATTGCAATCATTTTAAATAAAGGTGACGAACTAATTTCAGTAGTTCCAAGCTCCGGTTTAAACGAAGTTCTTATAGCTTCTAAAAAAGGAAAAATTTTAAAAATTGATGAAAATGATGTGAGACCAATATCAAGATCATCAGTTGGAGTAAAAGGAATAACTTTAGATAATGATGATGAAGTGACAAAAGCTATTACAAATTATAAAAATGATATCATAGCAACTATTTCAGAAACTGGAATACTGAAAAAAACTTTAATAAGTGAATATAATATTTTTGGAAGAGGATCTAAAGGAATTGCTGGGATGAAATTGAACGAAAAAACAGGTAAGTTTAAATCTATGCATGCCATTAGAGATTCGGATGATCTTATAATGATTTCTTCAAAAGGAAAAATTATAAAAATAGAAGCAAAAGATATTAATTTACAATCTAGAAATTCAATCGGTGTAATTGGTTTTGGATTAGAAGATGGTGAATATATTACAGCAACTACTGTTGAATATAAAAAAGGAGTTTAAGTAAATGTTAGATATTAATAGAATTGAAAATGATTTTGATTTTGTTCTTGAACAATTGAACAAAAGACAAACTAATTATGAAAAGCAATTAAAAAACATAATTGAGATAAATAAAAAAAGAAAAGATATAATCAAACAAGTAGAAGAATTAAAAGCACAAAAAAATAAAGTTTCAAAAAAAATTGGT from Spiroplasma tabanidicola includes the following:
- the gyrA gene encoding DNA gyrase subunit A, which codes for MVDGKETILEIDIKDEVEKDFLEYSMSVIVSRALPDLRDGLKPVQRRILYSMNDLKITSDTPHKKSARIVGDVIGKYHPHGDSSVYEAMVRMSQDFSYRYPLVEGHGNFGSIDGDGAAAMRYTEARLSKISSMLLKDIDMETVPYIDNYDASEKEPEYLTGYFPNLLVNGATGIAVGMATNIPPHNLKEVISAIIAYIENNEITIDEILEFIKGPDFPTGALMTNGTNMIEGYKTGKGNLIVRAKIDIEDTEKKQRIVISEIPYQTNKVRIVEKIAELYKNKQIVGITDIRDESNYEGIRVVLDLSSSANAQLIIKRLYKYTSLQTSFAINMLALNNGIPEVLNIKDVIKLYVKHQINVILKRSVFEKNKIKNRLHLLYALRVALDADNIDKIIKIIRESNTNEVAYKSLNEAFGFDERQAKAILDMRLQRLVGLERAKIETDISNMEARLAELEKIIESKEEQNRILKEQLIEISEKFGDERRTKIINESQTKIEEEELIQDQKMFITITENGYIRRLNSEDFKSQKRGGKGIIINSYPEDNIVISQIGKTKDDVLFFSNEGKVYKIKGYNITQFTRTSRGLPIINFIGINSSEKITTILSFKNKEKKFKYLIFVTKKGTIKKVPIEEFDRINNYGKIAIILNKGDELISVVPSSGLNEVLIASKKGKILKIDENDVRPISRSSVGVKGITLDNDDEVTKAITNYKNDIIATISETGILKKTLISEYNIFGRGSKGIAGMKLNEKTGKFKSMHAIRDSDDLIMISSKGKIIKIEAKDINLQSRNSIGVIGFGLEDGEYITATTVEYKKGV
- the gyrB gene encoding DNA topoisomerase (ATP-hydrolyzing) subunit B — translated: MSNKYGANQIQVLEGLEAVRKRPGMYIGNTNKNGLHHLIWEILDNAVDESLAGFCDEITIIMTLSDEIIIKDNGRGIPIDIHPKTNKTTLETIFTVLHAGGKFDESAYKISGGLHGVGASVVNALSLYVEAIVMRDNKTYRQLFSDGGTKATSLEELGSTEENGTIIKFKPDPEIFKESVEFEFKIIQTKIKQLAFLNKGLKINLIDQKNSKHLSYRFEDGIKDYIKEINSGKEKVSQEIFYVNNNINRIDVEIAIQYNDNYDENIFSFCNNIFTSEGGTHEDGFKTSLLRAINSYVGSQKNFKGNKFVFDDIKEGLCAVISIKHVDPLYEGQTKAKLSNTDAKEAVSQVLYENFTEFLLKNPSDAKSIVDKILISQKARKAAQKAREETRRKSAIDNFSLPGKLADCESKDAEESELYLVEGDSAGGSAKIGRNRKYQAILSLRGKVLNVEKVKQAKAFENNEIQSIIAAIGTGVKKDLNLKKLRYKKIVIMTDADVDGAHIRILLLTFFYRYMKELITNGNIYIAQPPLYKIESGKNIDYAYSDAQLEKLKNEKYRDLKYIIQRYKGLGEMDAIQLWETTMDPARRTMIQIKVDDAFMANEVFSSLMGENVEMRRNFITENAQFVENIDI
- the dnaA gene encoding chromosomal replication initiator protein DnaA, translating into MTNSELWKKVKEWLMASDLVDPNVYDDYVKKALLQTLGQNDLAIVVASEIAKKHLEYIIKEVNEHVSFLLEKDVDVSFLTKEEFEKEKSFLNAVKKQKSNKSKEFSFENFISGSSNITALNATKAIIENVGTKWNPLFIFGDSGLGKTHLLKAINNELCRKNDDFSVKYYTSGDFRKEIIDSLQGGFQEIESTKDRLSSLDVLLIDDIQFLANSDKTNEIFFELFNSFIENNKQIVITSDKYAEALNGFDRRLVSRFSQGLNVKIEKPDATTAYNIVDYKSKVSNINLSDEAKKYISSYYGSDVRKIEGAINKIEFALIQNKIDMSILITDEKVTDFLSDYSFAPGGEVTIQKIKNVVAQNYGISPSSIDTKNRLQKIVAARHLAMFLTVDVLKKNYSETGVSFGGKDHTTVMNAFKKIEANLKKDKVFRNLVSKIKKEITS
- the dnaN gene encoding DNA polymerase III subunit beta, encoding MFFKINRNYFIEELSKCNKIVDYKSSVPSYTAIFIEVEVDKISLVSTNTSVSIKTSTFVNKEGLEIKEVGSFLIRGKNFIEILKRMDDEIISINKVEKNIITLSGENSEFLLNVLDENDFSQITFNETGEFFEIDTAEFKKGLNQTIISVNEWNQKIVLQGLNFLTEESIFYITGTDGYRVSRKKIVLDRSVDEKLSANVPFKSVFEIIKVLNDKNKTKIMIHDSLITIISNNTIIQSTLLEGQFPDVKGVFPTDFNSTIYVENKAFFKLISRADIPSEENTSTVVNFILDGETIIIKSNIQQIASFEEEFKNFELRGLDNQNIYFNSKFILESLKSFETKVVEISFIDSKTPIMIASSEDLSLSQIILPMFSN